Proteins from a genomic interval of Diprion similis isolate iyDipSimi1 chromosome 10, iyDipSimi1.1, whole genome shotgun sequence:
- the LOC124411351 gene encoding zinc finger MYM-type protein 1-like — protein MTIRYANGLDIVERFIGFINCSTSRDAQGLATLILDTLNKHRLGDVPILAQSYDGASVMSGQNRGLQAIIKETHPHAIYIHCLAHKLNLVVVDSCANVSLAKTFFNGLEALYIHFSQPGHHASLKKLQSTLGINTNREMGSLSTTRWSCRYENCKALLTNYEAIKLALEQEITKNRDKHTVEALGLLTIITKPEFVVSLHTFHSVLAIVNVLSKFFQTQNATLGQASDLIESTIGTFEACRNQFKIWTDIEQFAIKQEISLEPVRVSKRRRQQKDFYTELTVGKSNTLDLPADTPPEEYWKINIYYQVVDNIIVNLKRRFENVPLARAVDAFLKLDMKNGEDFINNYKKILIIDTSALEAEAMVMKNMLQFKNDEMNAENFRKHIKKEYCPNLYKLLQAAIVLPVSSAGCERSFSAMRRIKTWLRSTMLQERFSHMSLLNIENDTVLPKFDINVNMNHRLRLLQYGVSREYLNIHFNTSP, from the exons ATGACCATAAGATATGCGAACGGTCTGGATATTGTCGAAAGATTTATAGGTTTCATTAATTGTTCCACCTCTAGAGATGCGCAAGGACTGGCTACACTAATTTTGGACACTTTGAATAAACACCGTTTGGGTGATGTTCCAATTCTTGCGCAGTCTTATGATGGCGCCAGCGTCATGTCTGGTCAAAATCGAGGCCTACAGGCGATTATAAAAGAAACTCACCCTCACGCAATTTACATTCATTGTTTAGCACACAAGCTTAATCTGGTGGTTGTTGATTCGTGCGCAAATGTTTCACTGGcaaagacattttttaacggccTTGAAGCTTTGTATATCCACTTCTCACAACCTGGTCATCATGCCAgcctaaaaaaattacaaagcaCTCTTGGAATTAATACCAACCGTGAAATGGGAAGTCTAAGTACTACCAGATGGAGTTGTCGCTACGAAAACTGCAAAGCATTACTGACAAATTATGAGGCAATTAAATTGGCTCTGGAACAAGAGATCACTAAAAACCGAGACAAGCACACAGTAGAAGCACTCGGATTGCTAACAATTATTACGAAACCAGAGTTTGTCGTCTCTTTACACACATTTCACTCAGTTCTCGCTATAGTGAATGTactgagtaaattttttcagacacaAAATGCAACTCTTGGTCAGGCTAGTGATCTCATAGAAAGTACTATAGGTACTTTTGAAGCATGCAGgaatcagttcaaaatttggacaGATATCGAGCAGTTTGCTATAAAGCAAGAGATTTCACTAGAACCTGTTAGAGTATCAAAACGGAGACGTCAACAAAAGGACTTTTATACTGAGTTAACTGTGGGCAAAAGTAATACATTAGATTTGCCGGCCGATACACCACCAGAAGAGTACTGGAAGATCAACATTTACTACCAAGTAgttgataatattattgtaaatcTAAAACGCCGATTTGAAAATGTACCGTTAGCTCGTGCAGTTGATGcttttttgaaattggatATGAAGAACGGAGAGGatttcatcaataattataaaaaaatcttaataaTTGATACTTCAGCCTTAGAAGCTGAAGCGATGGTCATGAAAAACAtgcttcaatttaaaaatgacgaaatgaatgctgaaaattttagaaagcATATTAAAAAAGAGTACTGCCCTAATTTATATAAACTTCTCCAAGCAGCAATAGTACTCCCAGTGAGTTCCGCCGGCTGCGAGAGAAGTTTTTCTGCTATGAGGCGGATAAAAACGTGGCTTAGAAGCACAATGCTTCAGGAACGATTCTCTCATATGTCACTGCTCAACATAGAGAATgacact gtATTGCCAAAGTTTGATATTAATGTCAATATGAAC CATAGACTAAGATTATTACAATATGGCGTCAGCcgtgaatatttgaatatacaCTTTAACACTTCCCCTTAG
- the LOC124411353 gene encoding zinc finger BED domain-containing protein 4-like translates to MTHIAAVMNSTKSFIVLTGHFIDESSAMMQSFCLGAKQLQPHHPAIHIKEDLKVMLDQFKVDKSKIVSAPTDGGANILAAVRILLGSSRLHIPCLAHMINLVVQNSIDAVPEFKEICEKVKALVTYFKRSNVAMDDLRAEQAREEESEGTFLYLIQDLMTRWNPTFHALHRFITLSGYIGKILLLGKHKNAPPMLTPMEVDVVRDCIAVLKPFEIATKEISGEKYVTVSMVISIINFVRGQLQKTSPESATAKKLKFQLEDKMNRRMADLEKVELLAVSTVLDPRFKKLHFQSAINASTAIAVISREVRHQLHALDEQLSSSFIDEAPPDPKNLWSIHDKEAAKNAPESPSLTGHSLPHELKLYLQQPFQARTSNPIKFWRDGKNAFPGTYRVTMKYLTVLGTSVPSERTVSRLNYVASDSRSRLTAVHTDMLVFPGSLDEKLWFA, encoded by the exons atGACAC ACATCGCAGCTGTGATGAACTCGACGAAGAGCTTTATTGTTCTTACAGGACATTTTATAG ATGAATCTTCTGCAATGATGCAGTCTTTTTGCTTGGGTGCAAAACAACTACAGCCACATCATCCGGCCATACACATTAAGGAAGACCTTAAAGTGATGTTGGATCAATTTAAGGTTGATAAATCGAAAATTGTGTCAGCTCCTACCGACGGAGGAGCGAACATTCTCGCAGCAGTCCGTATCCTGCTTGGATCTTCTAGGCTTCATATTCCTTGCTTAGCGCACATGATTAATCTCGTAGTACAAAATAGTATAGATGCTGTGCCTGAATTTAAGGAGAtttgtgaaaaagtaaaagccCTGGTCACATATTTCAAGCGCAGCAATGTTGCTATGGATGATCTACGGGCTGAGCAGGCAAGAGAAGAAGAATCTGAGGGGACGTTTTTATATCTTATACAAGATCTTATGACAAGATGGAACCCTACTTTTCATGCGTTACATCGTTTTATAACACTATCAGGGTACATAGGGAAAATTTTACTACTAGGTAAACATAAAAACGCACCACCTATGCTAACCCCGATGGAAGTTGATGTGGTTAGAGACTGCATTGCTGTATTGAAACCATTTGAGATAGCGACTAAAGAGATCTCTGGCGAAAAATATGTAACCGTTAGCATGGTCATTTCTATCATCAACTTCGTGCGTGGTCAATTGCAGAAGACTTCACCAGAATCGGCAACAGCTAAGAAACTCAAGTTTCAACTGGAAGATAAAATGAATCGTCGTATGGCGGATCTGGAGAAGGTTGAGCTCCTTGCAGTTTCTACAGTTTTAGATCCCCGATTTAAGAAGCTTCATTTTCAGTCAGCTATTAATGCCTCTACTGCAATTGCTGTTATTTCGCGTGAGGTTCGTCATCAACTACATGCTTTAGATGAACAACTCTCAAGCTCATTTATCGATGAAGCACCACCTGATCCAAAGAACCTCTGGAGTATACATGATAAAGAGGCTGCAAAGAATGCCCCAGAGTCACCTTCACTAACGGGACATTCACTTCCCCACGAACTGAAATTGTACTTGCAACAACCATTTCAAGCACGAACATCAAATCCAATAAAATTTTGGCGGGATGGTAAAAATGCGTTTCCTGGAACCTATCGGGTCACTATGAAGTACCTCACTGTATTAGGTACATCTGTTCCATCTGAACGAACAGTATCACGCCTTAATTATGTCGCATCAGATAGTAGAAGTCGTCTGACCGCAGTCCATACAGATATGTTGGTGTTTCCAGGATCCCTTGACGAAAAACTATGGTTTGCATAG